In a single window of the Phycisphaerales bacterium genome:
- a CDS encoding FAD:protein FMN transferase: protein MYTRTSLAWGALSATLFLSGCSRDVPTKHTHAQLVMGTEARVTAIALGATRARAAVSAGYALIEQVNALMSDYIAESEVGRINRLAAEESLVVSPLTFFCLYEARKVSEQSGGAFDITCRPLVWLWREAGKTQQWPGEDALSAARARVGWQKLTLDPATRAVRPLVAGLQIDLGGIAKGYALDLAADAMRAAGATGGLVDIGGDVLAFGSQANGEPWRIGVRDPFAPGREVLLTLAVQDRAVATSGVQERFIEIAGERYSHIIDPRSGQPAAQSPSVTVIAKDGLTADAWATVLSVMSVEEGQELLRQPHAPELEVLWFVRTGDEVRTEQTQGFAQFLQVK from the coding sequence ATGTACACCAGAACATCGCTTGCCTGGGGCGCTCTGAGCGCGACCCTGTTTCTTTCGGGCTGCAGTCGTGATGTCCCCACGAAGCACACGCATGCCCAACTCGTCATGGGTACCGAGGCCCGTGTGACCGCCATCGCCCTGGGTGCGACGCGCGCACGGGCCGCCGTGAGTGCCGGCTATGCACTCATTGAGCAAGTCAACGCCCTGATGAGCGACTACATCGCTGAGAGCGAGGTCGGCCGCATCAATCGCCTTGCCGCCGAAGAGTCACTGGTCGTATCCCCACTGACGTTCTTCTGCCTCTACGAGGCTCGGAAGGTCTCCGAGCAAAGCGGTGGGGCATTCGACATTACCTGCCGGCCGCTTGTCTGGTTGTGGCGCGAGGCGGGTAAAACCCAGCAGTGGCCCGGTGAAGATGCCCTGTCCGCCGCGCGCGCCCGGGTCGGTTGGCAGAAACTCACGTTGGATCCGGCCACTCGTGCCGTGCGACCACTCGTGGCGGGCTTGCAGATCGACCTTGGCGGTATTGCAAAGGGCTACGCCCTTGATCTCGCTGCCGATGCAATGCGTGCTGCCGGCGCGACCGGCGGTCTTGTGGACATTGGAGGCGATGTGTTGGCCTTCGGGTCGCAGGCCAACGGCGAGCCATGGCGCATCGGTGTGCGCGATCCATTCGCGCCCGGGCGTGAAGTGCTCCTCACGCTCGCGGTGCAGGATCGCGCCGTCGCGACGTCCGGGGTGCAGGAGCGCTTCATCGAGATTGCCGGCGAGCGTTATTCGCACATCATCGACCCGCGCAGCGGACAGCCCGCGGCGCAGTCTCCCAGCGTGACGGTGATCGCGAAGGATGGTCTCACGGCCGATGCGTGGGCCACCGTGCTCAGCGTCATGAGTGTTGAGGAAGGACAGGAACTGCTGCGTCAACCGCACGCACCCGAGCTCGAGGTTTTGTGGTTTGTACGCACCGGCGACGAAGTACGGACCGAGCAGACGCAGGGCTTTGCGCAATTTCTCCAGGTGAAATGA
- a CDS encoding putative Ig domain-containing protein → MIPRSSFRFGLATTAGMILLLGTASCTGPLLSLLPEELPQGVQGQNYSVTLQTDVAQDTWRLVEGTLPPGMTLNAATGTLAGRPTTPGFYDFTLAASSRGLPARSGTRAYTLVVIPRLEVALVLPIARVGVPYEALPTIVGGVPGYTVQVVGLPAGLDFDRTTGRIFGTPVNGDIGRRIEVQVGDAGTPAQSTTASATLVVKPPGVVIVTAVLPAATIGQAYSTFLAASDGRPPYQWRISGGVLPDGLRLELATGEIRGTPTTAAVSSTIEVTVTDADNPASTATAELTISIAP, encoded by the coding sequence TTGATACCACGAAGTTCCTTCCGTTTCGGATTGGCGACAACGGCAGGGATGATTCTCCTGCTGGGCACGGCAAGCTGTACTGGTCCGCTGCTGTCGCTGCTGCCGGAGGAGCTCCCCCAGGGCGTGCAGGGTCAGAACTACAGCGTGACGCTGCAAACAGATGTCGCGCAGGATACCTGGCGGCTGGTGGAAGGCACGCTGCCACCGGGGATGACACTGAACGCTGCAACCGGTACGCTCGCCGGACGACCGACCACCCCTGGTTTCTACGACTTCACCCTCGCAGCGAGCAGCCGCGGCTTGCCTGCCCGCAGCGGAACGCGAGCTTATACGCTCGTCGTGATTCCGCGACTCGAGGTCGCACTCGTGCTGCCGATCGCACGCGTGGGGGTGCCGTACGAAGCGCTGCCTACGATCGTGGGCGGCGTACCCGGCTACACCGTGCAGGTGGTGGGCCTGCCGGCCGGGCTCGACTTCGACCGCACCACCGGTCGCATCTTCGGGACGCCCGTCAACGGCGACATCGGCCGACGGATTGAAGTACAAGTGGGCGATGCGGGTACACCGGCACAGAGCACCACCGCGTCGGCGACGCTCGTTGTGAAGCCACCGGGCGTGGTCATCGTGACGGCGGTGCTGCCGGCAGCCACGATCGGGCAGGCCTACAGCACGTTTCTCGCGGCCTCGGACGGCCGGCCTCCGTACCAGTGGCGGATCAGTGGCGGCGTCCTGCCGGATGGTCTGCGGCTCGAACTGGCGACGGGTGAAATTCGCGGTACGCCGACGACGGCGGCCGTGTCCAGCACGATTGAAGTCACCGTGACCGACGCCGACAACCCGGCCTCGACGGCCACGGCCGAACTTACGATCAGCATCGCACCCTGA
- a CDS encoding TIGR01777 family protein yields MTDVAAPVIIAGGSGFLGVSLANHLRACGMPVVILSRTRPRPQGAWRHVSWDARTLGAWASVLDGAGALVNLVGRSVDCVKTPDHQDEILRSRVEATQVLGRAVRAVGSPPKTWVQMSTAHIYGDPSSVVCTEDSPFGYGLAPFVGRAWEDAFDAGALPGQRRVILRTSFVIGRDRGAGGGALRRLRTLARFGLGGRVGSGRQGMSWIHEADMNRIFERAIRDERMHGAYIASAPHPVSQAEFMRTLRRAMRMPIGLPAFEWMVRLGAPLVMRTDPELALYGRYVVPDRLVQEGFEFRFPRLDAALAELLGPAG; encoded by the coding sequence ATGACCGACGTAGCGGCACCTGTCATCATCGCGGGCGGTAGCGGGTTCCTGGGCGTGTCCCTGGCGAACCACCTCCGCGCCTGTGGCATGCCCGTCGTCATCCTGTCGCGCACGCGGCCGCGGCCGCAGGGGGCATGGCGGCACGTATCGTGGGATGCGCGCACGCTCGGGGCTTGGGCAAGTGTGCTGGACGGCGCCGGAGCCCTCGTGAACCTCGTCGGGCGCTCGGTCGATTGTGTGAAGACGCCGGACCACCAGGATGAGATTCTCCGGTCACGTGTCGAAGCCACGCAGGTTCTCGGGCGGGCGGTCCGCGCGGTCGGTTCGCCGCCAAAGACCTGGGTACAGATGAGCACGGCGCACATCTACGGTGATCCCTCCAGCGTGGTCTGTACCGAGGATTCACCGTTCGGATATGGGCTGGCGCCGTTCGTGGGGCGGGCCTGGGAAGACGCGTTCGACGCCGGCGCGCTCCCGGGGCAGCGCCGGGTCATCCTGCGCACGAGCTTCGTGATCGGCCGCGACCGCGGCGCGGGCGGAGGCGCGCTCAGGCGGCTCCGCACGCTGGCCCGCTTCGGCCTCGGCGGCCGGGTGGGCTCGGGTCGTCAGGGCATGAGCTGGATCCACGAGGCCGACATGAACCGCATCTTCGAGCGCGCGATTCGCGACGAGCGCATGCACGGCGCGTACATCGCATCCGCGCCCCACCCGGTCTCACAGGCCGAGTTCATGCGCACGCTGCGGCGCGCAATGCGGATGCCGATCGGTCTGCCGGCTTTCGAGTGGATGGTCCGCCTCGGGGCTCCACTGGTCATGCGCACGGACCCGGAGCTGGCGCTGTACGGCCGCTACGTCGTGCCGGATCGGCTGGTCCAAGAGGGCTTCGAATTCCGGTTCCCGCGGCTGGATGCGGCGCTGGCCGAGCTGCTGGGGCCCGCCGGGTGA
- a CDS encoding DNA alkylation repair protein: MTVQEVLAQLESLGDEARRKYNAKVGPDGIPGVPLDKQFGVKTGDLRKLAKKLKTDHELALQLWRTGHGDAQMLAILIMKPKELSAQELDQMVRAARFGWVAEWLMSYIVKEQPPAEKEALRVKWLKDKDGWAARAGWHLTASRVSKDADGLDLAALLDRIEKEMPTAAPEVRWTMNNTLGAIGIHHAAHRKRAVAIGEKIGLYKDWPVSKGCTPPYVPVWVAAMVQRKG; encoded by the coding sequence ATGACCGTCCAGGAAGTCCTCGCACAACTCGAGTCGCTCGGCGACGAAGCCCGCCGCAAGTACAACGCCAAGGTCGGACCCGATGGGATCCCCGGCGTCCCGCTCGACAAGCAGTTTGGCGTCAAGACCGGCGACCTCCGCAAGCTCGCGAAGAAGCTCAAGACCGATCACGAACTTGCGCTGCAGTTGTGGCGGACCGGCCACGGCGATGCGCAGATGCTGGCGATCCTCATCATGAAGCCGAAGGAGCTGTCGGCGCAGGAGCTGGACCAGATGGTGCGCGCGGCCCGCTTCGGGTGGGTGGCGGAGTGGCTGATGTCGTACATTGTCAAGGAGCAGCCCCCCGCCGAGAAGGAGGCGCTGCGCGTGAAGTGGCTGAAGGACAAGGACGGCTGGGCCGCCCGCGCGGGCTGGCATCTCACCGCCAGCCGCGTGAGCAAGGACGCTGACGGCCTCGACCTGGCCGCGCTGCTCGATCGCATCGAGAAGGAAATGCCGACGGCCGCGCCGGAGGTACGATGGACGATGAACAACACGCTCGGGGCGATCGGCATCCACCACGCCGCGCATCGCAAGCGCGCGGTCGCCATCGGCGAGAAGATCGGCCTGTACAAGGACTGGCCGGTGTCGAAGGGCTGCACGCCGCCGTACGTGCCGGTGTGGGTGGCGGCGATGGTGCAGCGGAAGGGGTGA
- a CDS encoding sigma-70 family RNA polymerase sigma factor, translating to MRSEHDAEDIVQDVLTKLVEHDESIHSASVYAWMFTVARRVIIDRSRAVSCRDSAKMRDGPPVDLPDDPAVSSDLARCMEPMLDVLSHDERILLQRVDMRGESQADLAREAGLSLSGLKSRVQRARQRLRAALEACCTIERDRAGQPADYQRKPDRLCPYGDCGRL from the coding sequence GTGCGTTCGGAGCATGATGCCGAGGACATCGTACAGGATGTGCTCACCAAGCTCGTCGAGCACGATGAGTCCATCCACTCGGCATCTGTCTATGCCTGGATGTTCACCGTGGCACGGCGGGTAATCATCGACCGGTCGCGCGCCGTGTCCTGCCGCGATTCCGCCAAGATGCGCGACGGGCCGCCTGTCGATCTCCCGGATGATCCAGCGGTCTCCAGCGACCTCGCGCGTTGCATGGAGCCCATGCTCGATGTGCTTAGCCATGATGAGCGCATCCTCTTGCAACGCGTAGACATGCGCGGCGAATCGCAAGCCGATCTGGCGCGCGAAGCCGGGCTGTCGCTGTCCGGGCTCAAGTCGCGCGTGCAGCGTGCCCGGCAACGCTTGCGAGCCGCGCTGGAGGCCTGTTGCACGATCGAACGCGACCGGGCCGGCCAGCCCGCTGACTACCAGCGCAAGCCGGATCGTCTGTGCCCCTACGGTGATTGCGGTAGACTTTGA
- a CDS encoding DUF2703 domain-containing protein: MNIETASRKLTIELLALDLQACGRCTGTGANLDSAIEICAAVLREANVEVEIHKTVVTSAQQAEQLRFESSPTIRINGRDIALEYRESNCGDCGDICGCEGQVDCRVWVWQGREYTEAPQALIVDAILRAYSQAWEPVPQAKTFRLPDNLRRFFEAATVKAAQADKDCCDRTMCCDESVRGECCGAGAKQEVCGCKG, encoded by the coding sequence ATGAACATTGAAACCGCCTCCCGCAAACTCACCATCGAACTGCTCGCGCTTGATCTCCAGGCCTGCGGCCGCTGCACCGGCACCGGCGCGAACCTCGATTCCGCGATCGAGATCTGCGCCGCTGTGCTCCGCGAAGCCAATGTCGAGGTGGAGATTCACAAGACGGTCGTTACGTCGGCCCAACAGGCGGAACAACTCCGCTTCGAATCCTCTCCCACGATCCGAATCAACGGACGCGATATCGCGTTGGAATACCGTGAGAGCAACTGCGGCGATTGTGGGGACATCTGCGGTTGCGAGGGCCAGGTCGATTGCCGCGTGTGGGTCTGGCAGGGCCGGGAATACACGGAAGCGCCCCAAGCATTGATCGTGGATGCCATTCTGCGTGCCTACAGTCAAGCATGGGAGCCCGTGCCGCAGGCCAAGACCTTTCGATTGCCCGACAATCTCCGCAGGTTTTTCGAGGCCGCAACGGTGAAAGCCGCACAGGCGGACAAGGATTGCTGCGATCGCACCATGTGCTGCGATGAGAGCGTGCGGGGGGAGTGCTGCGGCGCGGGTGCGAAGCAAGAGGTTTGTGGGTGCAAGGGTTGA